Proteins from a genomic interval of Tachyglossus aculeatus isolate mTacAcu1 chromosome 8, mTacAcu1.pri, whole genome shotgun sequence:
- the C8H20orf85 gene encoding uncharacterized protein C20orf85 homolog, protein MAQKGHSIPPQSNFVAQDQIWRCHVKTELEAAKNWPHKWGFLTTPFEKLVKHEGEEPLSKPQIMLPEHLQIQPVIPVETYIKVYPSPPIPKTTQGFIGWRSTVPGLELDHHYQIRSCKGAFSKQLNWPAEGTN, encoded by the exons ATGGCCCAGAAAGGTCACTCCATCCCCCCGCAGTCCAACTTCGTAGCCCAGGACCAGATCTG GAGATGCCATGTTAAGACTGAATTGGAAGCAGCAAAAAACTGGCCCCACAAATGGGGATTTTTAACAACACCATTTGAGAAG TTGGTGAAGCATGAAGGTGAAGAACCACTGTCAAAACCTCAGATTATGCTGCCGGAACATTTGCAAATCCAACCTGTGATCCCAGTGGAAACATACATTAAG GTCTATCCATCTCCTCCTATCCCTAAGACAACTCAAGGGTTTATTGGCTGGAGGTCCACTGTGCCAGGTCTGGAACTCGATCATCACTATCAGATCAGAAGCTGCAAAGGAGCTTTTTCAAAGCAACTCAATTGGCCAGCTGAAGGCACAAACTGA